The Bacteroidota bacterium genome segment TTCGGTTCCCAGGTGATGAGAGGGGTTATTGAGGAAAAAACAAACCGTATTGTGGAAGTGATGGTTTCTTCGGTTAAACCATTTGAACTGATGATGGGGAAAATTATAGGCATTGCCCTGGTTGGCCTTACGCAGTTTCTTATTTGGGTGATACTTACCTTTTCAATAGTTGTCTGGGCTCAGAAAACATTTTTTCCTGATTTGTCTAAAACGCCGACAGAACAGGTGGTTACAAAAGATGTCATGCAAAAAGGCGCAACCACTGTTCAGCCGGACCAGCAATTGCAGCCGCAGGATCAGGAATTGCAGATGCACGATGTATTCTCTTCCGTAAAAGAAATAAATTGGGCGGTAATGTTGGGTAGTTTTATATTTTTCTTCCTTGCCGGATATTTGTTGTATGCGTCTTTATTCGCTGCAATAGGGTCGGCAGTTGACAGTGAGACGGATACCCAGCAATTTATGCTTCCCATCACGATACCTCTTATTCTGGCGATATTTGTGATGGTTAATGCAATTGAGAACCCCGAAGGGCCTATTGCTTTTTGGTTCTCCCTGATTCCTTTTACCTCGCCAATTATTATGCTGGCGCGCATTCCCTTTGGAGTACCTTACTGGCAGCTAACCCTTTCAATTGCATTGCTGATTCTTACTTTCCTGGGTACAACCTGGATGGCAGCAAAAATATACAGAACGGGCATCTTAATGTATGGGAAGAAAGTGAATTATAAGGAATTGTGGAAATGGCTCAAGTACAAAAACTAAAGAAACCCTGTTTCCGGCTTTGAAATTATATAGTTTGATATGTTTTATGTCTGAAATATATGTAAATCAAGATATTGCTTTACGGAATATTAAAGTAGAACATGCCGATGAAATCTATAATTTGATCAGCAGGAATCGTCATGCTTTAAGGAAATGGTTGCCTTTTGTTGATAATACACTCAGGCCTAACGATACCCGTCGATATATTTTACAGGTTAATGAAGACGTTGAAAAATCACAGGAAATTGTATTTGAGGTTTGGTTTAAGAATCAAATTGCTGGGTTAATTAGCTACCGCAGCATTGATTATATTAACCAGAAAATTGAAATCGGTTACTGGCTTTCTCCTCAATTCGAAGGAAAGGGGATTATCACTTTATCGGTCAGGGAACTCATCCGGCATGCATTTAATGATATGAATATCAACAGGATATATATACGCTGTGGAATTGAAAATACCAAAAGCAGCAATATCCCCAAACGTTTGAATTTTAAGTTTGAAGGAATTGAGCGGGACGGACAATTATTGAATGGTAAGTTTATTGATCTTGAAGTTTATAGTTTGCTTAAAGTAGAATGGATGATAACTTCTTAATAATGAATAGTATATGCAGATTCCGATTTTAATTCTCTTAGAAAATCCACATATATTATAATTCCTGGCTTGAAATTTATAACCAGGTAAAGGTTAGGAGACATATTTTTTGATTAATTTGCGACATTCTTAAAATTAGTTGGTTGAATGAAAATAGCAATTGATTTTGACGGGACTATTGTAGAACATCGCTATCCTGAAATTGGTAAGGTAAAGCTTTTTGCATTTGAAACTATGAAAGAATTGCAGAAACAAAAGCATCAGCTTATTTTATGGAGTTTCCGTTCAGGGAAAAAATTAAATGAAGCAGTGGAATTTTGCCGGGAACATGGAATAGAATTTTATGCAGTAAATAAAAATTATCCTGAAGAAGTGTTTGATGATTCCATTAGCCGGAAAGTACAGGCGGATGTTTATATTGATGATCGGAATCTGGGTGGATTCCCGGGTTGGTCTTCAGTTTGGCAATTGCTTAATCAAAATGACCCCGATTTCACGGAAGACTTTGATCATATTCCTGGTTATCTTTCGTGGACTCAAAGGTT includes the following:
- a CDS encoding GNAT family protein — encoded protein: MSEIYVNQDIALRNIKVEHADEIYNLISRNRHALRKWLPFVDNTLRPNDTRRYILQVNEDVEKSQEIVFEVWFKNQIAGLISYRSIDYINQKIEIGYWLSPQFEGKGIITLSVRELIRHAFNDMNINRIYIRCGIENTKSSNIPKRLNFKFEGIERDGQLLNGKFIDLEVYSLLKVEWMITS
- a CDS encoding ABC transporter permease, producing MNKISLIVHREFSTRVRKKSFIIMSILGPFLFAAFMIIPAWMTHMEDKDVKTIAVVDSSHLFIQKLPETQYVKYKYLQNTSIAEQKRLFEGSGYYALLYISESVSNNPQSVMLMSDKQPSFSVVEQIKGAMEKELERQKLRAYHIENIDQILSSVKTTLDIQTVKWVKGGEEKTGSAGVKMVTGYVGAFLIYFFIFLFGSQVMRGVIEEKTNRIVEVMVSSVKPFELMMGKIIGIALVGLTQFLIWVILTFSIVVWAQKTFFPDLSKTPTEQVVTKDVMQKGATTVQPDQQLQPQDQELQMHDVFSSVKEINWAVMLGSFIFFFLAGYLLYASLFAAIGSAVDSETDTQQFMLPITIPLILAIFVMVNAIENPEGPIAFWFSLIPFTSPIIMLARIPFGVPYWQLTLSIALLILTFLGTTWMAAKIYRTGILMYGKKVNYKELWKWLKYKN
- a CDS encoding hydrolase; the encoded protein is MKIAIDFDGTIVEHRYPEIGKVKLFAFETMKELQKQKHQLILWSFRSGKKLNEAVEFCREHGIEFYAVNKNYPEEVFDDSISRKVQADVYIDDRNLGGFPGWSSVWQLLNQNDPDFTEDFDHIPGYLSWTQRLRSLFSHIKKY